CTCCTTGAAGTAGTCGCCGAAGGAGAAGTTGCCGCACATCTCGAAGAACGTGCCGTGGCGGGTGGTCTTGCCGACGTCCTCGATGTCGGGCGTCCGCACGCACTTCTGGATGCTGGTCGCCCGGTCGTAGGGCGGGGTCTCCTGGCCGAGGAAGTACGGCTTGAAGGGGACCATGCCGGCCGGCACGAACAGCAGGTTCGGGTCGTCGGCGAGGAGCGACGCGGACGGCACCACCGCGTGCCCGGCGGCCTCGAAGTGCGCGAGGAAGCGGCGGCGGATCTCGGCGGTGTCCATCAGTGGGGGTCCTTCGTCTCGGTGGTGCTCGTCAGCTCGGGAAGTCCGTCTGGACCTGAAGTGGGCCTCAGGCCCAGCTGCTCCCGCAACTCGGTTTCACGCTCGTCCCGGCCCTGGCGGACCTCCTCGGCGAACAGGCGGGCGCCGACCTGCCAGCCGCGGACGCGGTCGCGCAGGCCGTCGGCGGTGAGCGACTCGGCGACGCGGCGGGCGCGGGCAGCGGCGTAGACCCCGACCCCCGCCCCGGCGACGAACCAGAGAGGGCGTCCCATCAGGCGACGTCCTCCCCGACCTCGGCCGGACGGCCCGCCGACCGCTCGCGGGCACGGAACTCGCGCAGCGCCTGCTTCATCTCCGCACGACGCTCGCGTCCGGCGCGCCTGGTCTCGCGGCGCACCTCGAAGCGGATCCGGTTGCGGGTCTCGGCCGACAGCGCGCGACGCACGCCGTGGGTCCACGACGCGGCCGCGACGACCGCCTCACGGGCCACGATGTCGGTGAAGAGCCGCCCGTCGATCTCCCGCGCCACCGGCTGCGGCGCGACGTCGGGACGCAGCGCGGTGATCACGAACGTCGCCGCGTCCTCCCCGGACGGAGCCGGAGGTGCCGTGGTGACGGGTGACTCCAGCAGCGCGACACGCTCGGACAGCTCACGGGCCAGGACGTCGGCCCGGGCCTCGGCGCGGAGCGCACGGGCGCGGGCGCGCAGGCCGACGAGCAGCGCCACGAGCGCCAGCACCGAGGCCGTCGCCGTGGTGGCCACCAGCCACGCCTGCTCCGTCGTCACCCGGACAGCCTATAAGCCGCGCCGTTCACCGCTCGAGGTAGAGGTCCTTGTAGTTGGGCGTTCCCATCGAGCTGTCTCCGCTGGGGTTGCCGACGTCGGTGCCGAAGACGAACAGCCGGTTGATGTAGGCGATCGGGATCACGGGGAACCACGTCGACATGATCTTCTCGTCGAGCGCACCCCACGCGGCGGCCTGCTCGTCGACGGGGAGCATCGCGATCCGGTCCATCTCGTCGTCGACCGACTGCTCGGAGAAGCCCGCCGTGTTGAGGAGCGCCCCGGTCCTCAGGAGGGTCGGCAGGATCGCCGAGCCGCCGGGCCACAGTGGGCAGAGGCTGGCGCCCCGCACGTCGAGCTTCTGGTTGAGCGGGTCGTCGGGGTCGAGCCATACGTTGTAGGGCGACTCCTGGACCGGGATCGCCCGTACGGAGAAGCCACCGGCCTCGAAGCCCTTCGTGATCTGCTCCTGGGCCGCACGCGCCTGGTCGTCGACCTCGTAGTAGATCATCGTGATCGGGTACGGCTCGTCCGCGTGGCCGGCCTCGGCCAGCAGCTCGCGCGAGCGCGCCGGGTCGTAGCCGGTCTGCGCGCCCCCGACCCGGACGTCGTGACGCCCGGCCATCCCGGGCGGCATCACCGAGCTCGCCGGCACGCGGGTCACGTCCGGGACCTCACCGCCGGCGATCCACACGTCGCGGTAGGGGAACGCGTGCGCCAGCGCCCGGCGCACCCGGACGTCCGCGACCTTGTCGTAGTCCGGCGCGAGCGTCGACACGCAGTCGGTCGGGGTCTGCACCAGTCGCTCGCCCAACGACGAGCTGGCCTCCTCGTAGCGCCCCGACCCCACCGCCGTGGCGATGGCCGCGCGACCGCGGGGGCTGTCGGACAGCATGATCTCGTCGACCTTGGCCTGGTCCTGGCTGAACTTGAAGACCCACCGCTCGGGGTACTGGTGACGCGCCGGGTCGGACCCGGCGTCCCACTCCTCGTTGCGCACCAGCACGAGCTGCTCGGCCGGGTCCCAGCGCTCGACCCGGTAGGGTCCGTTGGCGAGCGGACGCAGCTTGTAGTCCCCCGGCGCCGAGGCGTCGCCGACGGGGACCGGGCCCATCGCCATGGAGGCGCCGTAGTAGTCCATGTCCGGGAAGGGCCGCGACATCTCCAGGGTGATGTCCTGGCCGTCGACCGAGATGCCCGGCCAGTCCCGGCAGGTCGGGTCCTCGCCGGAGTACGGGCCCAAGTAGCCCTCGGCGCCGGCGAAGTAGGTGCGCGAGTACTGGGCGCCGGGCCCCGCGGGGAACTCTCCGGCGTCGAGCGAGCGGCAGATCCCGAAGGCCACCTGCTCGGCGGTCACGCTGCTGCCGTCCTCCCACGTCGCGTCGTCACGGATCGTGAAGGTCCACTCGGTGTAGTCCTCGTTGTGCCGGCCCAGGTCGGTGGCCAGGTCGGGCACGAGCACCGTCTCGCCGTCCTCGCCGCGCGCGTACTGGGTCAGCGACCGGCTCACCAGGGCCTGCTGGATCGGGTTGCCGATCGCGGAGAACGCCTCGGAGGGGTCCAACGTGTCCGGGCCGGGAGCACCAGGGAGGTAGACCGTCAGGGTGCCGCCCTCGACCGCGCCCTCGACCTCGGGGGCCGGACCGCGACGGTCGGCGTCGCGGCGAGCCGCGCCCATCTCCACGTACGCCCGCGTGCCACCCGTGCGGTCACCGTTACCGCCGTCGTCCCGGGCGGGCCCGCCTGCACAGGCGGCGAGGCCGGCCACCAGGACCGCCCCGGCTCCGAGGACCAGCGGCTTCGACCGGCTCATGCTCGACGTTCTCCCCTTCGACGCGTGCGAGGCATCAGTGGACCATGCTCTCACGCCTCACCGGGCACGAACGCGATGTGCTACCGGCCACGCACGATCCGGCGCACCCGCTCCCACCGCTCGCGCACGCCCGCCTCGGCACCCAGGCTGGTCGGGGTGTAGTAGCTCGCGTCGGCGAGGGCGTCGGGGAGGTACTGCTGCTCCACGACGCCGTACGGCTCGTCGTGCGGGTACGCGTAGCCCTTGCCGTGGCCCAGGTCCTTCGCGCCGCCGTAGTGGGCGTCGCGCAGGTGGGACGGCACCTGGCCGATCTTCCCGGCGCGCACGTCGGAGATGGCGGCGTCGATGGCGCTGATCACCGCGTTGGACTTCGGCGCGACGGCGAGGTGGATCGTGGCCTGGGCGAGGTTGATCCGGGCCTCGGGCATCCCGATCAGCTGGACCGCCTGTGCGGCCGCGACGGCGGCCTGGAGGGCGGTCGGGTCGGCCAGGCCGATGTCCTCGCTGGCGTGCACGACGAGCCGGCGCGCGATGAACCGCGGGTCCTCCCCCGCCTCGATCATCCGCGCGAGGTAGTGCAGCGCGGCGTCCGGGTCGGAGCCACGGATCGACTTGATGAACGCGCTGATCACGTCGTAGTGCTGGTCGCCCTGGCGGTCGTAGCGCACCGCGGCCTGGTCGACGGCCGTCTCGGCGGTCGCCAGGTCGATGACGTCCTGCCCGTTGCTGGTCGCGGCGCCGGCAGCCGCCTCGAGGTAGGTCAGCGCTCGGCGGGCGTCCCCGCCGGCCAGGCGCACGAGGTGGTCGCGCGCGTCGTCCTCGAGCGAGGTCTCGCCCGACAGCCCGCGCTCGTCGGCGAGCGCCTGGTCGATCACCTCGGCGACGTCGTCGTCGGTGAGCGACTGGAGCCGCAGCAGCAGGCTGCGCGAGAGCAGCGGGCTGATGACCGAGAAGAACGGGTTCTCGGTGGTGGCGGCGATCAGGGTGACCCACCGGTTCTCCACCCCCGGGAGCAGCGCGTCCTGCTGGGCCTTGGTGAAGCGGTGCACCTCGTCGACGAACAGCACCGTCTCCTGTCCGCTGCGCACCAGCTCGGCACGGGCGCCGTCGATCGCCGCCCGCACCTCCTTGACCCCGGCAGCCACCGCGGAGACCTCGACGAAGCGGCGCCGGGTCTGCTGGCTGACGATCGCCGCGATGGTCGTCTTGCCGGTCCCGGGCGGTCCCCAGAGCAGCAGCGACATCGACTGGTCGCCCTCGACCAGCCGGCGCAGCGGCGAGCCCGCCGCGCGCAGCTGCTGCTGGCCGACGAGCTCGTCGATGGTGCGTGGTCGCATCCGCACGGCCAGGGGCGCGGAGGCGTGCGTGTTGGCGCCGAGCGACCCGGCGCCCGGGTCGTTCCCGGACACGGAACCGGGCGCGGGTTGCCCCGCGCCCGGAATCTCGAACAGGCCGTCCACGCGACCGAGTATCCCAGTCCCGGCGCGGTGGCCGGGACCGGGACCGGGTCAGGCCCCGGTGGTCTGCTTCGTCTTCAGGTCGTACCAGGTCTTCTCGTAGCCCGGGATGGTGAGCTGCGTGTTGGACGGGACGGCACCGGAGACCGCGCTGCCCTGGTCGTCGACGCCGAGCAGCTCCGTCGTCACGGGCGCCGCCGGGTGGGCGCCGAGCTCGCCGGCGAAGTGGCAGGCGACCTTGTGGCGAGGACCGATCTGCAGCAGCGGCGGCTCGACCTTCGCGCAGATCTCCTGCGCGAACTGGCAGCGGGTGCGGAACCGGCAGCCGGACGGCGGGTTGATCGGGCTCGGGACGTCGCCCTCGAGCCGGATCCGCTCGCGCCGACCGCCGATCGCCGCCTGCTTCACGTCGGGCACCGCCGAGAGCAGCGCCTGGGTGTAGGGGTGGTGCGGGCGGCCGTAGATGGTCTCGCGGTCGCCGATCTCGACGATCTTGCCGAGGTACATGACGGCGATCTCGGGGCAGAAGTGCCGCACGATCGCGAGGTCGTGGGCGATGAACAGGAACGCCACGTCGAACTCGCGCTGGATGTCCTGGAGCAGGTTGACGACCTGCGCCTGGATCGACACGTCGAGCGCGGAGACCGGCTCGTCCGCGACCAGCACCTTCGGGTTGAGGGTCAGCGCGCGGGCGATGCCGATGCGCTGGCGCTGGCCGCCGGAGAACTCGTTCGGGTAGCGGTTGTAGTGCTCGGGGTTGAGCCCGACCACCTCGAGCAGCTCCTGGACCCGCTTGAGGACCTGGTTCTTCGGGACGATCTTGTGCACCTCGAGGGGCGCGCCGACGATCGTGCCGACCGTGTGGCGCGGGTTCAGCGAGGTGTACGGGTCCTGGAAGATCATCTGCACGTCGCGGCGCAGCGGCTTCATCTCGCGGTTGTTGAGCTTGGCCAGGTCGTGGCCGTCGAACATCATCGACCCGCCGGTGGGCTTGTAGAGGCGGGTGATGAGCCGGCCGGTGGTGGACTTGCCGCAGCCGGACTCGCCGACCATGCCGAGCGACCCGCCCTTGGGCACCTCGAACGAGATGCCGTCGACCGCCTGGACGTGGCCGATCGTGCGGCGCACCAGGCCGGAGGACTTCACCGGGAAGTACATCTTCAGGTTGTCGACGGTCAGCACCGCCGGGGCGTCGGGGTCGAGCTCGGTGGCGGCACGCCCCAGGTCGGCGAGGTCCAGGCTCTCGTGGGCGAGCTCGTGGTCGGCCGTCACGTCGTGACGGTCGTCGAGCACGCGGTCACCGGTCTCGGCCGCGTTGGCGCCCACCTCGGTCGGCTCGATCGAGGCACGGGCGTTGGGGTCCTGGGTCATCGGGTCTCCTCGACGAGGTCGGGGGCGATCTCGGGCAGCACCTCGGTCTGGTAGACCGCGACGGGGTCGGCGAGGTGGCAGCGCTTGAGGTGCGCCGTGCCCGAGCTGGCCGGCAGCAGCTCGGGAAGCTGGGTGCTGCACAGGTCGCCGGCGACCTTGTCGGAGTGCACGCACCGCGGGTGGAAGGAACAACCCGACGGCGGCCGCAGCAGGCTCGGCGGGTTGCCCGGGATCGGGATGAGGCGCGCGTCGGTGGAGGCGCTGACGTCCGGGATGCTCGAGAGCAGGCCCCAGGTGTAGGGCATCTCGGGCGACGTCAGGATCTGCTTCGCGGTGCCGTACTCCACGCAGCGACCGGCGTACATCACGAGGACGTCGTCGGCCATCTCGGCGATCACGCCGAGGTCGTGGGTGATGATGATGACGGCGGAGTTGAACTCGCGCTGCAGGTCCTGGAGCAGGTCGAGGATCTGCGCCTGCACCGTCACGTCGAGCGCGGTGGTCGGCTCGTCGGCGATGAGCAGGGACGGGTCGTTGATCAGGCCCATCGCGATCATGGCGCGCTGGCGCATGCCGCCGGAGAACTGGTGCGGGAAGTCGTCCACGCGACGGTCCGGCTGCGGGATGCCGACGCGGTCGAGCATCTCGATCGCCTTGCGGCGCGCGTCGCGCTTGGAGGCGCCCGAGTGGTGCACCAGGTAGGCCTCCTCGAGCTGCTTGCCGATCTTGTAGAACGGGTGCAGCGCGGCGAGCGCGTCCTGGAAGATCATCGCCATCGAGTTGCCGCGCAGGCCACGCATGCGCGACTCGCTCAGGCCGACGACCTCGGTGCCGCCGACGCGGATCGAGCCGGAGATCTGGGCCGACTTCGCGTCGTGCAGGCCCATCACGGCCATGCTGGAGACGGACTTGCCCGAGCCGGACTCGCCCACGATGCCGAGGGTCTTGCCCTTCTCGACCGAGTAGCTCAGGCCGCTGACCGCGGTCACCGGGCCGTCCTCGGTCGGGAAGGTCACCTTCAGGTCCTCGACGACGAGGAACGGGCCGTCGGACTCGGCCGCCGCGGCGGCGCTGGTCTGGGTCATGGGAACGCTGGTCACGAGAGCCTCACCCTCGGGTCGAGGACGGAGTAGACGATGTCCACGAGCAGGTTGGAGATGATCAGGACGACGGCGCTGAACAGGGCGGTGGCCTGCACGACCGGCAGGTCCTTGCCCTGGACGGCCTGGAGGCTCCAGTAGCCGATGCCCTGGATCTCGAAGATTCGTTCGGTGAAGATCGTGCCGGCCAGCAGGGTGCCGAAGTCGATGCCGAAGATGGTGACGACGGGCACCAGGGCGGCGCGCAGGCCGTGCTTGTAGACGATGGTCCGGGTCGGCAGGCCCTTGGCCTTCGCCGTGCGGATGTAGTCCTCGCTGAGCGCCTCGACCATCGCGCCGCGGGTGAATCGCGTGTACTGCGTGCAGCCGAAGATGCCGAGCGCGACCCACGCCAGGAACATGCCGCTGAACCACTTCCACGGCCCGTCGGCGATCGGAGAGAAGTAGCCGGTGTCGCTGAAGAGCGGCACCTGGAAGGTGATCGTGAGGTAGAGCCAGGTCAGCAGCGCGAAGAGGTAGTACGGGATCGAGCTGATGAACAGGAAGCTCGAGACGAGCGCCTTGTCCGAGACCGAGCCGCGGCGCCTCGCCGCCGCCACCCCGATCGGGATGCCGAAGAGCAGGTAGAGGAACGCGCCGCCGATGGCCACGGAGAACGTCGCCGGCATGCGGTCGACCAGCTCCTCCTTGACCGGCTGCTTGGTGCGGTAGCTCAGGCCCAGACAGGGGGCGTCGCAGCGGTACTCGTTGGAGGCGATCGTGAGGGTGCGTCCGACGAAGACGCCGGAGACGTACTTGCCGTACTCCTCGTAGACCGGGTTGTTGTAGCCCAGGGTCCTCTCGTACCGCTCCAGCTTCTCCGCCGAGCAGCGGTTGCTGGTCTCTCGGTCGCAGATCGGCTGGGCCGGACTCGAGGGTCCGTACCAGAACAGCAGGAAGATCGCCATCGAGACCAGCGTCACGACGAGGACTCCCGAGATCAGCCTCTTCACGATATACGCGAACATCGCAGGTCACTCTCCGGGGATGGTGGATGAGTCGGACCCCCCGAGGCAGGAAGCCTACTGGGTCCGCGCTGCCGTGTGGGGGCCCCCGGATCGGGAACCCCCACACGTCAGTGTTGCTTGGGTGTTGCTCGAGTGCTCAGGTGGAGCGGGTGCCCCCGGGACCGGGCGGTGCCACGGCCCCGGGGAGCGCCAGGATCACTGCATCACGTACAGGTCCTTGTAGTTCGGCGCACCGAGGGCACCGTCGCCCGTCGGGTTGCCGACCTTGGTGCCGAACACGAACAGGTCGTTGCGGAACGCGGTCGGGATGATCGGGAAGTACTCCGTCATGATCTTCTCGTCCAGCGCGCCCCAGGCGTCAGCCTGCTCCTCCTGCGGCAGGGTGGCGATGTTGTCCATCTCCTCGTCCACCGACGGCTCCGAGAAGAGCGCGGTGTTGTAGACGGCGTCCGTCTTCAGCAGCGGCGGCAGCATGGTCGAGCCGGCCGGCCAGTCGGAGCACCAGTTGACGCCACGCAGGTTCAGGGTCTTGTTGACCTTGTTGTCGGGGTCGAGCCACACGTTGTAGGGCGACTCCTGGACCGGGATGGCCTTGACCGAGAAGCCCGAGGCCTCGAAGCCCTTGGTGATCTGGTCCTGGGTGGCCTTGGCCAGCGGGTCGACCTCGTAGTAGACCATGGTGATCGGGTACGGCATCTCGACGCCGGCCTCCTCGAGGAGGGCCTTCGCCTTCTCCGGGTCGTAGGTGATCTGCTCACCGTCGACCTGGAAGTCCTTCTTGCCCGCCATGCCGGGAGGCATGACCGAGTTCGCGGGGATGCGGGTCACGTCCGGAACCTCACCGCCGGCGATCCACACGTCGCGGTACGGGTACGCGTAGGCGAGGGCCTTGCGGACGTTGATGTCGGTGATCTTGGTGTAGTCAGGCGTCAGCGTGGAGACACACTGCGACGTCTGCTGCACCAAGCGGTCACCGAGCTGGCCGTTGGCGTCGTTGTACTTGTCCGAGCCGAGGCCGGTGGACACGGCGGTCTGGCTGTCGGAGTTGTCCGAGAGCATGATCTCGTCGACCTTGGCCTGGTCCTGGTTGAACTTGAACACGAACTCGTCGGCGTACTGGTGACGGGCCGGGTCGGAGTCAGCGGACCACTGGTCGTTCTTGACGAGGACGAGCTCCTCGTTGGGCTTGTAGCTGTCGACCTTGTAGGGGCCGTTGGAGAGCGGCTTGGTGCCGTAGTTCGGCGGCTTGGACGCGTTGCCCAGCGGGGCCGGGCCCATCGCCATGAAGGCGCCCCAGTAGTCCATGTCCGGGAACGGCTTGGCCATCTTGATGGTGATGTCCTGGCCCTCGACCGAGATGCCCGACCACTTCTCGCAGTTCGGGTCCTTGCCGGTGTAGGGGCCCTCGTAGTCGGCCGCACCGTCGAAGTAGGCCTTCGAGTACTCGGTGCCGGGGCCGGACGGGAACGCCTCGGAGTCCAGCGAACGGCAGATGCCGAAGGCGACCTCCTCGGCGGTGACGGGCTTGCCGTCCTCCCACGTGGCGTCGTCACGGATGGTGAACGTCCACTCGGTGAAGTCCTCGTTGGGGGTGCCGAGGTCGGTCGCCAGGTCCGGGACCAGGATGGGCTGGCCGTCCTCGCCGCGCTTGTACTGGGTCAGCGAGCGGCTGGTGAGGGCCTGCTGGATGGAGTTGCCGGTGACCGACCAGCCAGCGGTCGGGTCGAGCGTGTCCGGACCGGGGTCGCCGGGGAGGTAGACCGTGATGGTCCCGCCCGCGGTGGCGCCCTCGATGTCGGCAGCAGGACCCTGGGCATCCTTGTCCTTGGTGCCTCCGGTCTGCTCGCCGAACTCTCGCTTCTCCCCGCCGGTGGTGCCACCGTCGTCCGACCCGCCGCCACAGGCAGCGAGGGTCAGGAGAGCGGCGCCAGCGACGAGTGCGAGCGGCTTGTTCCGCTTCATACTGTCCAGCCTTTCCTTTTTGTTCTCACCGAGGACGGCGTCTCCGGCGACGTGCGTGGTTCCCGAAGGAGCTGCGAGCAGCTCAGCGGCGGGTCTTGGGGTCCAGGGCGTCGCGGATCGCGTCGCCGAGGAGGTTGAGGGCCAGCACCAGCGCGACGATGCCGAGGAGCGGCTGCCACAGGAACTGGGGGTAGTCACGGAAGTACGTCGGCGTCGCGGCCCGCAGGATCGTCTGGCCCCACGAGATGCCGTCGGAGACGCCGATGCCGAGGTAGGCCAGGCCGGCCTCGGCGGCGACGAACGCGGGCAGCATCAGCGACACGCTGATGATGATCGGCGCGGCCAGGTTGGGCAGCAGCTCCTTGAACAGGATGCGGGAGGTCGGCATGCCCATCACGCGGGCGGCCTGCACGAACTCGCGCTCGCGCAGCGCGAGCACCTCGCCGCGGATCAGGCGCGCGGTGCCCATCCACCCGAAGAGCGCCAGCACGCCGACCAGGCTGAGCTTCTGGATGGTCTGGTAGTTGTCCGAGAGGTTGAACCGCTCGTTGAGGATCGGGGCCAGCGTGAGCGCGGCCAGCAGGAACGGGATGGTCAGGAACATGTCGATGAAGAACGACAGCACCTTGTCGACCGCACCGCCGAGGAAGCCGGCCAGCAGGCCGACGATCACGCCGACGAGGCTCGCGACGAGCGTGGCGACCGTGGCGATCAGCAGCGAGGTGCGGCAGCCGTAGAGCCAGTAGGCCAGGTTGTCGTTGCCGGTCTGCGGCGCCACGCCCATCGGGTGGTCCCAGGTGAACGGGCCGTTGGGCGGGCCCATCTCGGGCAGCGGCAGCGAGTTGTTGAGGCCGTCGACGCGCTCGCTGGCGAGCGGGGTCGCCAGGCTCACGCCGAAGAGGTCGGCGATCGGGCCGGCGAAGGCGGCGCAGATCACGAAGAACAGCACGACGACGGCGCAGACGACGGCGATCTTGTCCTTGGCGAGTCGCCCCAGCGCGATCCGGAGCGGGGACTTGCCCGCGAACTCCTTCTCCTGCTTGCTGTTGGGGTCCTGGTGGTCCGGCTCCTGGCTCAACGAGCCCAGCGTCTCCGGTCCTGCGGTCTCTGCCGACATGCTCTCCCCATCTGGTTCGGGACTTTCGCGGCGCGGTCCGAGGGTCCCCCGGGCCCCTGCGCCGAACGGGACTCTATGTGACCCGCGCCGCACGGACGATCACCGACGGGTAACGATCCCGTTACGACGCGTTCGTCCGCGGGCCCCGGCAAACCTCAGGCCGTTCGGTCATCGGACGGGACGTCCTCCGTCGAGGAGGCGCGTGCGAGGCAGGTCCTTCCACGCAGACGTGCCCCCGCAGCCCCGGGGTCCCGGGGTTGCGGGGGCACGGTCTCGAACGCCGTCGAGGACGCCGCAGAGGGCGGCAGGAGGCGCCTGTCAGGCGGGTGCGCCGGTCCCCTCGACCGGCTCCGCCGCGGCCGGCTTCGCGTCAACACCGGCCTCCTTGCGCTGCTCGGGCGTGATCGGCGCGGGGGCCGCGGTGAGCGGGTCGTAGCCGCCGCCCGACTTGGGGAACGCGATCACGTCGCGGATCGAGTCGCTGCCGGCGAGCATCGCGACGATGCGGTCCATGCCGACCGCGATGCCGCCGTGCGGGGGCGCGCCGAACTTGAAGGCGTCGAGCAGGAAGCCGAACTTCTCCTGCGCCTCCTCCTCGCCGAGACCCATCACCTTGAAGACCCGCTTCTGCACGTCGCCGCGGTGGATACGGATCGACCCGCCGCCCAGCTCGTTGCCGTTGCAGACGATGTCGTAGGCGTAGGCCAGCGCGCTGCCGGGATCGGTGTCGAAGGTGTCGACGTACTCGGGCTTGGGGCTGGTGAACGCGTGGTGGACGGCCGTCCACGCACCCGCACCGACCGCGACGTCGCCGCTCGCGACCGCGTCGGAGCTCGGCTCGAACAGCGGCGCGTCGACCACCCAGGTGAAGGCGAAGGTCGACTCGTCGAGCATCCCGCCGCGGCGACCGATCTCGAGCCGGGCGGCGCCGAGCAGCGCGCGGCTGCTCTTGACCGGACCGGCGGCGAAGAAGATGCAGTCACCGGGCGACGCGCCGACGTGGGCAGCGAGGCCCTCGCGCTCGGCGTCGGTGAGGTTCTTGGCGACCGGGCCGCCGAGCTCGCCGTCCTCCGCGATCGTGACGTAGGCCAGGCCCTTGGCGCCGCGCTGCTTGGCCCAGTCCTGCCACGCGTCGAACTGGCGGCGCGGCTGGCTGCCACCGCCCGGCATCACGACGGCACCGACGTAGTCGGCCTGGAAGACGCGGAACGTCGTGTCCTTGAAGTAGTCCGTGCACTCGACGAGCTCGAGGCCCATCCGGAGGTCGGGCTTGTCCGAGCCGTACTTCTCCATCGCCTCGGCGTAGGTCATCCGCGGCAGCGGTCGCTCGATGGTGTGGCCGGCCTGCGCCCACATCGCCTCGAGGACGTCCTCCATCAGCTCGATGACGTCCTCCTGGTCCACGAAGCTCATCTCGATGTCGAGCTGGGTGAACTCGGGCTGGCGGTCGGCGCGGAAGTCCTCGTCGCGGTAGCAGCGCGCGATCTGGTAGTAGCGCTCCATGCCGCCGACCATGAGCAGCTGCTTGAACAGCTGCGGGCTCTGCGGCAGGGCGTACCAGCTGCCGGGCGCCAGGCGGGCCGGGACGAGGAAGTCGCGCGCGCCCTCGGGGGTCGAGCGGGTCAGGGTGGGCGTCTCCACCTCGACGAAGTCGCGGGCGTCCAGCACGTCGCGGGCCGCCTTGTTGATCTTGCTGCGCAGGCGCAGGGCCGCGTTGGGGCCGGAGCGGCGCAGGTCGAGGTAGCGGTGCTTGAGGCGGGCCTCCTCCCCCACGTCGCCGCCCTTGTGGCCCTGGGCGTCGTCGATCGGGAACGGCAGCGGCGCCGACTCCGAGAGCACCTCGACGTCGGTGGCGACGACCTCGACGTCCCCGGTCGCGAGGTTCGGGTTCTCGTTGCCGGCCTTGCGGGCCACGACCTCGCCGGTGACCGTCAGGCAGTACTCGCTGCGCAGGCTGTGGGCCACGTCCTCGTCGCGCACGACGACCTGCACGACCCCGCTGGCCTCGCGGAGGTCCAGGAACGCCACGCCGCCGTGGTCGCGCCGACGCGCCACCCACCCGGCGAGCGTGACGGTCTGGCCGACGTGGTCGGCGCGCAGGGCGCCGGCGTCATGGGTGCGGATCACTGGTTCTCCTCGGTTTCACTGACGGTGCTGATGACGGTGGGCCGGAGGTCGCGCTCCGGCGGTGTCCAGGTGGCGGGGTCGGCGGCGACCTGCTCCCCGGTGCGGATGTCCTTGACCTGGTGCTGGACCTGGCCGGTCCCGGCGTCCGCCTGGACGAACCAGACGAACGGGATGCCGCGGCGCTCGGCGAAGCGGATCTGCTTGCCGAACTTCGCCGGGGACGGCGCGACCTCGCACGCGACGTCGCGGGCGCGGAGGGCGGCGGCGACACCTGCGCTGGCGGCGCGGTCGTCCTCGGTGTTGAGGGCGACCAGCACGGCGCTCGGCACGGGCCGGCTGCCGGAGAGCACGCCGTCGGCGATCAGCGGGACGAGCGTGCGGGACACGCCGAACGACACGCCGACGCCGGGATAGGTCGTACGACCGTCGCTCGCGAGCGCGTCGTAGCGCCCGCCCCCGCCGACCGACTTCAGCCGCTCGTAGCCCTCCATGAAGATCTCGACGACGGTGCCGGTGTAGTAGTCGAGGCCGCGCGCGATGCGGAGGTTGGCCTCGACGTCGACCCGGTCGCCGGCGACCGCCCGGCAGCCCTCGACGACCGCGGCGAGCTCCTCGAGCCC
Above is a genomic segment from Nocardioides okcheonensis containing:
- a CDS encoding DUF6167 family protein — translated: MGRPLWFVAGAGVGVYAAARARRVAESLTADGLRDRVRGWQVGARLFAEEVRQGRDERETELREQLGLRPTSGPDGLPELTSTTETKDPH
- a CDS encoding ABC transporter substrate-binding protein — its product is MSRSKPLVLGAGAVLVAGLAACAGGPARDDGGNGDRTGGTRAYVEMGAARRDADRRGPAPEVEGAVEGGTLTVYLPGAPGPDTLDPSEAFSAIGNPIQQALVSRSLTQYARGEDGETVLVPDLATDLGRHNEDYTEWTFTIRDDATWEDGSSVTAEQVAFGICRSLDAGEFPAGPGAQYSRTYFAGAEGYLGPYSGEDPTCRDWPGISVDGQDITLEMSRPFPDMDYYGASMAMGPVPVGDASAPGDYKLRPLANGPYRVERWDPAEQLVLVRNEEWDAGSDPARHQYPERWVFKFSQDQAKVDEIMLSDSPRGRAAIATAVGSGRYEEASSSLGERLVQTPTDCVSTLAPDYDKVADVRVRRALAHAFPYRDVWIAGGEVPDVTRVPASSVMPPGMAGRHDVRVGGAQTGYDPARSRELLAEAGHADEPYPITMIYYEVDDQARAAQEQITKGFEAGGFSVRAIPVQESPYNVWLDPDDPLNQKLDVRGASLCPLWPGGSAILPTLLRTGALLNTAGFSEQSVDDEMDRIAMLPVDEQAAAWGALDEKIMSTWFPVIPIAYINRLFVFGTDVGNPSGDSSMGTPNYKDLYLER
- a CDS encoding replication-associated recombination protein A, whose product is MSGNDPGAGSLGANTHASAPLAVRMRPRTIDELVGQQQLRAAGSPLRRLVEGDQSMSLLLWGPPGTGKTTIAAIVSQQTRRRFVEVSAVAAGVKEVRAAIDGARAELVRSGQETVLFVDEVHRFTKAQQDALLPGVENRWVTLIAATTENPFFSVISPLLSRSLLLRLQSLTDDDVAEVIDQALADERGLSGETSLEDDARDHLVRLAGGDARRALTYLEAAAGAATSNGQDVIDLATAETAVDQAAVRYDRQGDQHYDVISAFIKSIRGSDPDAALHYLARMIEAGEDPRFIARRLVVHASEDIGLADPTALQAAVAAAQAVQLIGMPEARINLAQATIHLAVAPKSNAVISAIDAAISDVRAGKIGQVPSHLRDAHYGGAKDLGHGKGYAYPHDEPYGVVEQQYLPDALADASYYTPTSLGAEAGVRERWERVRRIVRGR
- a CDS encoding ABC transporter ATP-binding protein, whose protein sequence is MYFPVKSSGLVRRTIGHVQAVDGISFEVPKGGSLGMVGESGCGKSTTGRLITRLYKPTGGSMMFDGHDLAKLNNREMKPLRRDVQMIFQDPYTSLNPRHTVGTIVGAPLEVHKIVPKNQVLKRVQELLEVVGLNPEHYNRYPNEFSGGQRQRIGIARALTLNPKVLVADEPVSALDVSIQAQVVNLLQDIQREFDVAFLFIAHDLAIVRHFCPEIAVMYLGKIVEIGDRETIYGRPHHPYTQALLSAVPDVKQAAIGGRRERIRLEGDVPSPINPPSGCRFRTRCQFAQEICAKVEPPLLQIGPRHKVACHFAGELGAHPAAPVTTELLGVDDQGSAVSGAVPSNTQLTIPGYEKTWYDLKTKQTTGA
- a CDS encoding ABC transporter ATP-binding protein; this translates as MTQTSAAAAAESDGPFLVVEDLKVTFPTEDGPVTAVSGLSYSVEKGKTLGIVGESGSGKSVSSMAVMGLHDAKSAQISGSIRVGGTEVVGLSESRMRGLRGNSMAMIFQDALAALHPFYKIGKQLEEAYLVHHSGASKRDARRKAIEMLDRVGIPQPDRRVDDFPHQFSGGMRQRAMIAMGLINDPSLLIADEPTTALDVTVQAQILDLLQDLQREFNSAVIIITHDLGVIAEMADDVLVMYAGRCVEYGTAKQILTSPEMPYTWGLLSSIPDVSASTDARLIPIPGNPPSLLRPPSGCSFHPRCVHSDKVAGDLCSTQLPELLPASSGTAHLKRCHLADPVAVYQTEVLPEIAPDLVEETR